The genomic stretch GGTACATGCGCAGCAGGATCTCGGCCCAGTCCTGGCTTTCGGTGCCGCCGGCGCCGGGGTGGATGCTCAGGAAGGCGTTGCTGGGATCGCTTTCGCCGTTGAGGTAATGCTTGACCTCGGTCTCCTCGACGTATTCGCGGAAGAGATCGATTTTCTCCTCCAGCTCGCCCAGGAGATCGGGGTCCTCGTCGATCAGCTGGAAATAGGTCTCCAGTTCCTCGATGGCGAAGCCCAGTTTCCCCTCGACTTGCAGAAAACTGTTCAAGATCTTTTTTTCCTTCTGCAAACGGGCCGCCTCCTGGGGCTTGCTCCAGATGGCGGGATCGGTCAGCCTGGCGTCGATTCCCTTGATTTGTTCGGTCTTTTGGGCTATTTCAAAGAAACCCCCGGAGATCGGAGGCTTTCTGCTTCAATTGGACGAAGAGATTTTTGATTTGCGCCAGTTCCATTTTTCAATTGTAATTGGTTTCGCCATCTCCGTCAAGTAGAACTTTCCATAAGCGGACGCGTAAGATATAATGAAAAAATGAGCCCCTGCCTGCGCTGTGGAATTTTTTTGCTGTGCGCCCTGCTGCCGGTTCGTCATGCGCCCGGCATGGAAAACCCTCTGCCCAAAGGCTTTGTTCCGACCGTAAGCGAGGAACGTTACGGACTCCCCGAACAAAAATTGGCCAACGGCTCCATCTTCGACTACATGGACGGCGGCGGCATCGTTTATCTCGATCACGGTTTTCGTGAGCTCGTCCATCGCGAATTCTCCGATGCACGCAACCGTCGCATCACCTGTGACTGCTTTTTCATGGCCAGCGCGGCCCAGGCCCTGGCCGCCCTGGCCGACCCGCGCATCGCTCCCGAAGGAGGTAAGCCTGCAGCGCTGGCCGCCCAGAACAAGGCCTACCGCTTTCCCCCCGATTATTTCATTTACCTGGCATCAGACGAGCGCTTGATCTATCTTCACGTCGATGACGATAGCTTGGCCGCCATACTGGACCAATTCGCGGCCGATATCCTGACCCAGCAGAGCTGG from Candidatus Aminicenantes bacterium encodes the following:
- a CDS encoding PCRF domain-containing protein, which translates into the protein MWSKPQEAARLQKEKKILNSFLQVEGKLGFAIEELETYFQLIDEDPDLLGELEEKIDLFREYVEETEVKHYLNGESDPSNAFLSIHPGAGGTESQDWAEILLRMYLRFGERLGFKTEITDILAGEEAGIKSVTVRCEGEFAFGYLKEEIGVHRLVRISPFDSNKRRHTSFAAVFVIP